In one Streptomyces sp. NBC_01288 genomic region, the following are encoded:
- a CDS encoding PhzF family phenazine biosynthesis protein → MTDYDVLRVFCGPSGGYGNELGVVREGSVMPDPDERQVFAGKLGFSETVFVDDPERGVIDIYTPTTRLPFAGHPCVGTAWLLDIPELVTPAGIVGTRLDGEFSWIEALPEWAPPRTLRQYATAREVDALPVPPPGEWIYAWAWEDEAAGRIRARAFPGRDDGIQEDEATGAAALLLTDQLGRALNITQGAGSQILTAPQPGGWVEVGGRVFLER, encoded by the coding sequence TGCGTGTCTTCTGCGGACCCAGCGGCGGATACGGCAACGAACTCGGCGTCGTCCGCGAGGGTTCCGTCATGCCGGACCCGGACGAGCGGCAGGTGTTCGCGGGGAAACTCGGCTTCAGCGAGACGGTGTTCGTCGACGACCCCGAGCGCGGAGTCATCGACATCTACACCCCGACCACCCGCCTGCCCTTCGCCGGCCACCCCTGCGTCGGCACGGCCTGGCTCCTGGACATACCCGAACTGGTCACCCCCGCAGGCATCGTGGGCACCCGCCTCGACGGCGAGTTCAGCTGGATCGAGGCACTCCCGGAGTGGGCCCCGCCCCGCACCCTCCGCCAGTACGCCACCGCCCGCGAGGTCGACGCCCTCCCCGTCCCCCCGCCCGGTGAGTGGATCTACGCCTGGGCCTGGGAGGACGAGGCAGCGGGCCGCATCCGCGCCCGAGCGTTCCCCGGCCGCGACGACGGCATCCAGGAGGACGAGGCGACGGGTGCGGCGGCGTTGCTGTTGACCGACCAGTTGGGCCGCGCCCTCAACATCACGCAGGGCGCGGGTTCCCAGATACTTACGGCTCCGCAGCCGGGGGGTTGGGTGGAGGTCGGGGGGCGGGTGTTCCTGGAGCGCTGA
- a CDS encoding biliverdin-producing heme oxygenase: protein MDSFSTVIRTASHEQHVEAETSTFMSDLLGGRLGVDAYARYTEQLWFVYEALETGAERLAADPVAGAFIQAELFRLPALERDLEHLRGADWRAGLTALPATRAYAERVRECAELWPAGYIAHHYTRYLGDLSGGQIIRDKAERTWGFSRKGDGVRFYVFEGIGNPAAFKRGYRELLDGVQVDDLEKQRVVAECRRAFALNTGVFRALGEEFPLSA from the coding sequence ATGGACTCCTTCTCGACAGTCATCCGCACCGCGTCCCACGAACAGCACGTGGAGGCCGAGACCTCCACCTTCATGAGCGATCTGCTCGGCGGCCGGCTGGGCGTGGACGCGTACGCCCGGTACACCGAGCAATTGTGGTTCGTCTACGAGGCGTTGGAGACCGGGGCGGAGCGCCTCGCGGCGGATCCGGTGGCCGGGGCGTTCATCCAGGCCGAGTTGTTCCGACTGCCGGCGCTGGAGCGGGACCTTGAGCATCTGCGGGGTGCGGACTGGCGGGCGGGGCTGACCGCGCTTCCCGCGACGCGGGCCTATGCCGAACGGGTGCGGGAGTGCGCGGAGTTGTGGCCGGCCGGGTACATCGCCCATCACTACACGCGTTACCTCGGGGACCTCTCCGGCGGGCAGATCATCCGGGACAAGGCGGAGCGGACGTGGGGGTTCTCCCGGAAGGGGGACGGGGTGCGGTTCTATGTGTTCGAGGGGATCGGGAACCCGGCGGCGTTCAAGCGGGGGTATCGGGAGTTGCTGGACGGGGTTCAGGTCGATGATCTGGAGAAGCAGCGGGTCGTGGCCGAGTGCAGGCGGGCGTTCGCGTTGAACACGGGGGTCTTTCGGGCGCTGGGTGAGGAGTTCCCGCTGTCCGCGTGA
- the map gene encoding type I methionyl aminopeptidase — MSGQSLLVPGELSPTRPVPGNIRRPEYVGKPAPTPYTGPEVQTPETIEAMRVAGRIAARAMAEAAKIISPGVTTDELDRVAHEYMCDHGAYPSTLGYRGFPKSLCTSLNEVICHGIPDSTVLRDGDIINLDVTAYIGGVHGDNNATYLVGDVDEESRLLVERTRESLDRAIKAVRPGRQINIIGRVIESYAKRFGYGVVRDFTGHGINSSFHSGLIVPHYDSPHATTVIQPGMTFTIEPMLTLGTYEYDLWDDGWTVVTKDRKRTAQFEHTLVVTETGAEVLTLP, encoded by the coding sequence ATGTCTGGCCAGTCGCTGCTCGTACCAGGGGAGCTCTCCCCCACCCGTCCCGTGCCCGGAAACATCCGTCGCCCCGAGTACGTCGGCAAGCCCGCGCCGACCCCGTACACCGGGCCGGAGGTGCAGACCCCCGAGACGATCGAGGCGATGCGCGTCGCCGGGCGGATCGCCGCGCGGGCGATGGCGGAGGCCGCGAAGATCATCTCGCCGGGGGTGACCACGGACGAACTCGACCGCGTGGCGCACGAGTACATGTGCGACCACGGCGCCTACCCGTCGACGCTCGGCTACCGCGGCTTCCCCAAGTCCCTGTGCACCTCGCTCAACGAGGTGATCTGCCACGGCATTCCGGACTCCACAGTGCTGCGCGACGGCGACATCATCAACCTCGACGTGACGGCGTACATCGGCGGCGTGCACGGCGACAACAACGCGACCTACCTGGTCGGTGACGTCGACGAGGAGTCCCGGCTGCTGGTCGAGCGCACCCGCGAGTCCCTGGACCGCGCGATCAAGGCGGTCAGGCCGGGCCGCCAGATCAACATCATCGGCCGGGTCATCGAGTCGTACGCCAAGCGCTTCGGCTACGGCGTGGTCCGGGACTTCACCGGCCACGGCATCAACTCGTCCTTCCACTCCGGCCTGATCGTCCCGCACTACGACAGCCCGCACGCGACGACGGTCATCCAGCCCGGGATGACGTTCACCATCGAGCCGATGCTGACGCTGGGGACGTACGAGTACGACCTGTGGGACGACGGGTGGACGGTCGTCACGAAGGACCGGAAGCGGACGGCGCAGTTCGAGCACACGTTGGTGGTGACGGAGACGGGGGCGGAGGTCCTGACGCTGCCGTAG
- a CDS encoding MFS transporter → MTDSADPPAEPPTGLRALLPDLAPWHASVDFRRLWIAGLVSNFGTFLTFVALPVQIKELTDSAAAVGAVGAVELVPLIVFGLYGGALADAWDKRKLIVWTEVGQGVLCGALLFNSLLPHPAVWPLYVFAALTSVLGSIQRPALDSLWPRIVAHEHMTAASALNSLRWTVGGVTGPALAGVVVAFAGLPYAFAADTLTFAVSVVLIFRIAASPGAHEARKPSLKAIAEGARYAWSRKELLGTYAIDLAAMFFAMPLAVLPFLADDLHAPWALGLMYSTVPAGALLVSVTSGWTSRIQRHGRMVVLAAALWGAAIACAGAVGNVWLVLLFLTVAGGCDMVSGIFRGVIWNQTIPDELRGRLAGIELLSYSVGPQLGQVRSGGMAALSGVRTSVWAGGLMCVGAVGLLAVGLPKLMSYDARTDEHALRLKAQRAAATPTTRTTRTTPTPPAAPADA, encoded by the coding sequence GTGACCGACAGCGCCGATCCCCCCGCCGAACCCCCCACGGGCCTCCGCGCCCTCCTCCCCGACCTCGCCCCCTGGCACGCCTCCGTCGACTTCCGCAGGCTTTGGATCGCGGGGCTGGTCTCGAACTTCGGTACCTTCCTGACGTTCGTCGCGCTTCCGGTGCAGATCAAGGAACTAACCGACTCCGCCGCGGCGGTGGGTGCGGTCGGTGCCGTGGAGTTGGTGCCGTTGATCGTGTTCGGGCTCTACGGCGGTGCGCTCGCGGACGCGTGGGACAAGCGGAAGTTGATCGTCTGGACCGAGGTCGGGCAGGGCGTGCTCTGCGGGGCGCTGCTGTTCAACTCGCTGTTGCCGCACCCCGCCGTATGGCCGCTGTATGTCTTCGCGGCCCTGACCTCCGTCCTCGGTTCGATCCAGCGGCCCGCGCTGGACTCGCTGTGGCCGCGGATCGTGGCCCACGAGCACATGACGGCCGCGTCCGCGCTCAACTCCCTGCGCTGGACGGTCGGCGGGGTCACGGGCCCGGCGCTGGCGGGTGTGGTGGTGGCGTTCGCGGGGCTGCCCTACGCGTTCGCGGCGGACACGCTGACGTTCGCGGTATCCGTCGTCCTGATCTTCCGTATCGCCGCCTCCCCCGGCGCCCACGAGGCGCGGAAGCCGTCGTTGAAGGCGATCGCGGAGGGCGCCCGGTACGCGTGGAGCCGTAAGGAACTGCTCGGGACCTACGCCATCGACCTCGCGGCGATGTTCTTCGCGATGCCGCTCGCCGTGCTGCCGTTCCTCGCCGATGATCTGCACGCCCCGTGGGCGCTGGGGCTGATGTACTCGACCGTTCCGGCCGGTGCCCTGCTGGTGAGTGTGACCAGTGGCTGGACCTCGCGGATCCAGCGGCACGGGCGGATGGTGGTGCTGGCGGCGGCGCTGTGGGGCGCGGCGATCGCCTGCGCGGGCGCGGTCGGCAACGTGTGGCTGGTGCTGCTGTTCCTCACCGTCGCCGGCGGCTGCGACATGGTCAGCGGCATCTTCCGCGGGGTCATCTGGAACCAGACGATCCCGGACGAGCTGCGCGGCCGGCTCGCCGGGATCGAGCTGCTGTCCTACTCGGTGGGCCCGCAGCTGGGCCAGGTCAGGTCCGGTGGCATGGCCGCCCTGTCCGGGGTGCGGACCTCGGTGTGGGCGGGCGGGCTGATGTGCGTGGGAGCGGTGGGGCTGCTGGCCGTGGGACTGCCGAAGCTGATGTCGTACGACGCGCGGACGGACGAGCACGCGCTACGGCTGAAGGCGCAGCGGGCGGCGGCGACTCCTACGACCCGTACGACCCGTACGACCCCTACGCCCCCCGCAGCCCCGGCCGACGCCTGA
- a CDS encoding sialidase family protein: MTETAETSEAAETADVSVPFIAGQGGYASYRIPAVVVTATGTLLAFCEGRVDSASDHGHIEIVLRRSTDGGRTWGPLTPAATNGPHLAGNPAPVVLDTGRVLLVYVRATATATEDAILRGQVKPADGRRIWVRYSDDDGVTWSSSTEITDRVKKPEWRWYATTPGHAIQLSTGRVVVAANHTIPPTGTDVGNEAKYNSGHCLLSDDRGETWSLGYVDENPDGYVNCNETTAAELPDGRVYFNTRNDSPSPGNRADAYSTDGGTTLTKPFRPQAGLTAPVCEAGVLQLRDPDVLLYSGPADPAARALMTLRASTDAGTTWRPVHTVDGLPAAYSDLVRVDDDTVGLLYETGDFGPYETITFRRVPVTDLT, translated from the coding sequence ATGACAGAAACCGCAGAGACCTCAGAGGCCGCAGAGACCGCGGATGTATCCGTCCCCTTCATCGCCGGCCAAGGCGGCTACGCGAGCTACCGCATCCCCGCCGTCGTGGTCACCGCCACCGGCACCCTCCTCGCGTTCTGCGAAGGCCGCGTCGACTCAGCGAGCGACCACGGCCACATCGAGATCGTCCTGCGGCGTTCCACGGACGGCGGCCGCACCTGGGGCCCGCTCACCCCCGCCGCCACCAACGGCCCCCACCTCGCGGGCAACCCCGCCCCCGTCGTCCTCGACACCGGCCGCGTCCTGCTCGTCTACGTCCGCGCGACCGCCACCGCCACCGAGGACGCCATCCTGCGCGGCCAGGTGAAGCCGGCCGACGGGCGCAGGATCTGGGTGCGGTACAGCGACGACGACGGTGTCACCTGGTCGAGTTCGACGGAGATCACCGACCGGGTGAAGAAGCCCGAGTGGCGCTGGTACGCCACCACGCCCGGGCACGCGATCCAGTTGAGCACCGGCCGTGTGGTCGTCGCCGCCAACCACACGATCCCGCCCACCGGCACGGACGTAGGCAATGAGGCGAAGTACAACAGCGGCCATTGCCTGCTCAGCGACGACAGGGGCGAGACGTGGTCCCTCGGTTACGTCGACGAGAACCCGGACGGCTACGTCAACTGCAACGAGACCACCGCTGCCGAACTCCCGGACGGGCGCGTCTACTTCAACACCCGCAACGACTCCCCGTCCCCCGGAAACCGCGCCGACGCGTACTCGACGGACGGCGGCACGACGCTCACGAAACCCTTCCGCCCGCAGGCCGGCCTCACCGCCCCGGTCTGTGAGGCCGGCGTCCTCCAACTCCGCGACCCGGACGTGCTGTTGTACTCCGGCCCCGCCGACCCGGCCGCCCGCGCCCTGATGACCCTGCGCGCCTCCACCGACGCCGGCACCACCTGGCGCCCCGTGCACACGGTCGACGGACTGCCCGCCGCCTACTCCGACCTCGTACGCGTCGACGACGACACGGTCGGACTCCTCTACGAGACCGGCGACTTCGGGCCGTACGAGACGATCACCTTCCGCCGGGTCCCCGTGACGGACCTCACCTGA
- the npdG gene encoding NADPH-dependent F420 reductase — MTSTDSAAQTPGTTPATDSGTAPAKAPAKDPWDLPDVSGLVVGVLGGTGPQGKGLAYRLAKAGQKVIIGSRAADRAQAAADELGHGVEGADNAETARRSDVVIVAVPWDGHGKTLESLREELAGKLVVDCVNPLGFDKKGAYALKPEEGSAAEQAAALLPDSRVAAAFHHLSAVLLMDTEIAEIDTDVMVLGEERADVEIVQALAGRIPGMRGVFAGRLRNAHQVESLVANLISVNRRYKAHAGLRVTDV, encoded by the coding sequence ATGACCTCTACCGACAGTGCTGCACAGACCCCCGGGACGACCCCCGCGACGGACTCCGGGACCGCCCCCGCGAAGGCCCCCGCCAAGGACCCGTGGGACCTTCCCGACGTCTCCGGACTGGTCGTCGGCGTGCTCGGCGGGACCGGGCCGCAGGGCAAGGGCCTCGCCTACCGGCTCGCCAAGGCCGGCCAGAAGGTGATCATCGGCTCCCGCGCCGCCGACCGCGCGCAGGCCGCCGCCGACGAACTCGGCCACGGGGTCGAGGGCGCCGACAACGCCGAGACCGCGCGCCGCAGCGACGTCGTGATCGTCGCCGTGCCCTGGGACGGCCACGGCAAGACCCTGGAGTCGCTGCGCGAGGAACTGGCCGGCAAGCTCGTCGTCGACTGCGTCAACCCGCTCGGCTTCGACAAGAAGGGCGCCTACGCGCTGAAGCCGGAGGAGGGCAGCGCCGCCGAACAGGCCGCCGCCCTGCTGCCCGACTCGCGGGTCGCCGCCGCCTTCCACCACCTGTCGGCGGTGCTGCTCATGGACACGGAGATCGCCGAGATCGACACCGATGTGATGGTGCTGGGCGAGGAGCGCGCCGACGTCGAGATCGTGCAGGCGCTGGCCGGCCGTATCCCCGGCATGCGCGGCGTCTTCGCCGGCCGGCTGCGCAACGCCCACCAGGTGGAGTCCCTGGTCGCGAACCTGATCTCCGTCAACCGCCGCTACAAGGCACACGCGGGCCTGCGCGTCACGGACGTCTGA
- a CDS encoding site-2 protease family protein — MTATTTRPSDRRISPVFLGILAVTAVTGWATWTGFAEKPGIAVFLFVTAAWIVSLCLHEYAHARTALHSGDISVGSKGYLTLNPLKYTHALLSIVLPVIFVIMGGIGLPGGAVFIERNRIQGRWKHSLISAAGPLTNVLFAAVCTAPFWLHSLDGVPRDFRFALAFLALLQVTAALLNFLPVPGLDGYGVIEPWLSYNIKRQVEPFAPFGLLFVFALLWVPSINTYFFDVIDAILRGLGISDFETYCGQNLYRFWQGTNEFCSING, encoded by the coding sequence ATGACCGCCACCACCACCCGCCCCAGCGACCGGCGGATCAGTCCCGTCTTCCTCGGGATCCTGGCTGTCACGGCGGTGACCGGCTGGGCCACCTGGACCGGGTTCGCCGAGAAGCCGGGCATCGCCGTGTTCCTGTTCGTGACGGCGGCCTGGATCGTCTCGCTGTGTCTGCACGAGTACGCGCACGCCCGCACCGCCCTGCACAGCGGTGACATCTCGGTCGGCTCGAAGGGCTATCTCACCCTCAACCCGCTGAAGTACACGCACGCGCTGCTCAGCATCGTGCTCCCGGTGATCTTCGTCATCATGGGCGGCATCGGTCTGCCCGGTGGCGCGGTGTTCATCGAGCGCAACCGGATCCAGGGCCGCTGGAAGCACAGCCTGATCTCGGCGGCCGGTCCGCTGACGAACGTGCTGTTCGCGGCCGTCTGCACCGCGCCGTTCTGGCTGCACTCGCTCGACGGGGTGCCGCGGGACTTCCGGTTCGCGCTGGCGTTCCTCGCGCTGCTCCAGGTCACGGCCGCGCTGCTGAACTTCCTGCCGGTGCCGGGCCTGGACGGCTACGGCGTGATCGAGCCCTGGCTGTCGTACAACATCAAGCGGCAGGTGGAGCCGTTCGCGCCGTTCGGCCTGCTGTTCGTGTTCGCGCTGCTGTGGGTGCCGTCGATCAACACGTACTTCTTCGATGTGATCGACGCGATCCTGCGCGGCCTCGGCATCAGCGACTTCGAGACCTACTGCGGGCAGAACCTGTACCGCTTCTGGCAGGGCACCAACGAGTTCTGCTCGATCAACGGGTGA
- a CDS encoding BTAD domain-containing putative transcriptional regulator: MDPVRYRILGTTQALRPDGTPVPVGGARLRALLTVLALRPGRTVPASLLVDEVWGVDTPADATGALQALVGRLRRALGADAITSAESGYRLAAAPDDIDLHRFERLAGEGLRALADGNPAKAAEVLDDALALWSGPALADLPDRTAEAARWETRHLDARRARLTAAVSLGDADTALPELTALCDTHPLDEPLQSLRLRALRATGRTAEALAAYEDVRQLLADRLGSDPGTELRALHGELLSLAPAPAPSTSTPTPVVVSSPRATPPPGNLRARLTSFVGREADIDVIRGDLASARLVTLLGPGGAGKTRLSQEAAEGVRDAARDGVWLAELAPVDDPDAVPTAVLTAVGARETVMYGAGAEAIRAAGGERHDKPVDRLAEHCGSRRMLIVLDNCEHVVDAAARLVETLLERCPALTVLATSREPLGVPGELLRPVEPLPDPVALRLLADRGAAARPGFSVEDDPEACAEICRRLDGLPLAIELAAARLRMLTPRQIADRLDDRFRLLTSGSRTLRPRQQTLRAVVDWSWDLLDADERDVLSTLSVFAGGCDLAAAEAVCGPVAFETLGSLVDKSLVVAAPSGDGEMRYRLLETVAEYAGERLDEAGRRPRAERAHLTYYRELARTTDPLLRGPGQLAAVGRLELEYENLRTALRHAVAERDEQEAICLVLSLTWYWHMRDVRMEARNWCVEVMALGPDPFATPVQRAAAVWQRCTDVPPPLTGELLAEARRGLHLAHLACMDTELDAWEAPAAKEKLRLIAEVYEPGLPQTCRTPGMFWFFAVLLSGGVERLPVILDADIHTCRTNPGMEWELATTLQMRANMLANRTDWAGDAARDADESLEIFRRLGDAWGSAEALSARAEARERTGDYRLAALDYEAAIEQAERLGAHGQTAVLGARLGSALIEAGEFERGERLLREVIEQQHGQGSEAMPAARMFLASRLTMSGRVEEAREEMRLLREEFPISHFVVFDAFILGSEAWVEAVDGNYEESLDKVRKALERAGDPLSEAIAPNMVSLYLGVAAVVLVEVDGGSRAKVGVRCLVAARALLPQGHVATSVEREVYRQAELRARAVLGDAAYESYETEYAEGDSLSAREAAALV; this comes from the coding sequence ATGGACCCCGTGCGCTATCGCATTCTCGGCACCACCCAGGCACTACGACCCGACGGTACGCCCGTCCCGGTCGGCGGGGCGCGGCTGCGCGCCCTGCTCACCGTGCTCGCCCTGCGGCCCGGTCGGACCGTGCCCGCGAGCCTCCTGGTGGACGAGGTGTGGGGCGTGGACACGCCGGCGGACGCCACGGGTGCGCTCCAGGCGCTGGTGGGCAGGCTGCGCCGGGCGCTCGGCGCCGACGCGATCACCTCGGCGGAGAGCGGCTACCGGCTCGCCGCCGCCCCCGACGACATCGACCTGCACCGTTTCGAGCGGCTGGCGGGGGAGGGGCTGCGGGCGCTGGCCGACGGCAACCCCGCGAAGGCGGCCGAGGTCCTGGACGACGCGCTCGCCCTGTGGAGCGGCCCGGCCCTGGCCGACCTCCCCGACCGCACGGCGGAGGCGGCCCGCTGGGAGACCCGCCACCTGGACGCCCGCCGCGCCCGCCTCACCGCGGCCGTCTCCCTCGGCGACGCGGACACCGCCCTCCCCGAACTGACCGCCCTCTGCGACACCCACCCCCTCGACGAACCCCTCCAGTCGCTACGCCTGCGTGCCCTCCGCGCGACGGGCCGCACGGCGGAGGCACTGGCCGCGTACGAGGACGTACGACAGCTCCTCGCGGACCGGCTGGGCTCCGACCCGGGTACCGAACTGCGGGCGCTGCACGGGGAGTTGCTCAGCCTCGCCCCCGCGCCCGCGCCCAGTACGTCCACCCCCACCCCCGTGGTCGTCTCTTCCCCCCGAGCCACCCCACCCCCCGGCAACCTCCGGGCCCGCCTCACCTCCTTCGTCGGCCGGGAGGCCGACATCGACGTCATCCGGGGTGATCTCGCCTCGGCCCGGCTCGTGACGCTGCTCGGACCCGGCGGGGCCGGGAAGACGCGGCTGTCGCAGGAGGCCGCCGAAGGGGTGCGGGACGCGGCGCGGGACGGGGTGTGGCTGGCCGAACTCGCCCCCGTGGACGACCCCGACGCCGTACCGACGGCCGTCCTCACCGCCGTCGGCGCGCGCGAGACCGTGATGTACGGCGCCGGCGCCGAGGCGATCCGGGCCGCCGGCGGCGAGCGGCACGACAAACCCGTCGACCGGCTCGCCGAACACTGCGGCAGCCGCCGGATGCTGATCGTCCTCGACAACTGCGAGCACGTCGTGGACGCCGCCGCCCGCCTCGTGGAGACCCTGCTGGAGCGCTGCCCCGCCCTCACCGTGCTCGCCACCAGCCGTGAACCCCTGGGCGTACCGGGCGAGTTGCTGCGCCCGGTGGAGCCACTGCCCGACCCCGTCGCGCTACGGCTGCTCGCCGACCGGGGTGCCGCCGCCCGGCCCGGGTTCAGCGTCGAGGACGACCCCGAGGCCTGCGCCGAGATCTGCCGGCGCCTCGACGGACTGCCCCTCGCCATCGAGCTGGCGGCAGCCAGGCTACGGATGTTGACGCCGCGTCAGATCGCCGACCGGCTCGACGACCGCTTCCGGCTGCTCACTTCGGGCAGTCGTACGCTGCGGCCCCGCCAGCAGACCCTGCGGGCGGTCGTCGACTGGTCCTGGGACCTGCTGGACGCGGACGAACGGGACGTGCTGAGCACCCTGTCCGTCTTCGCCGGCGGCTGCGACCTCGCCGCCGCCGAGGCCGTGTGCGGGCCGGTCGCGTTCGAGACGCTCGGCTCCCTCGTCGACAAGTCCCTTGTGGTGGCGGCCCCTTCGGGCGACGGGGAGATGCGCTACCGGCTCCTGGAGACCGTCGCCGAGTACGCGGGCGAACGGCTCGACGAGGCCGGCCGCCGCCCCCGCGCCGAGCGCGCCCACCTGACGTACTACCGCGAACTCGCCCGCACCACCGACCCGTTGCTGCGCGGCCCCGGCCAACTCGCCGCCGTAGGACGACTGGAGCTCGAATACGAGAACCTCCGCACCGCCCTGCGGCATGCCGTCGCCGAGCGCGACGAGCAGGAGGCGATCTGCCTCGTCCTGTCGCTGACCTGGTACTGGCACATGCGCGACGTCCGCATGGAGGCCCGCAACTGGTGCGTCGAGGTCATGGCCCTGGGGCCGGACCCCTTCGCCACCCCCGTCCAGCGCGCCGCCGCGGTCTGGCAGCGCTGCACCGACGTTCCGCCCCCGCTCACCGGAGAACTCCTCGCCGAGGCCCGGCGCGGACTCCATCTCGCGCATCTGGCCTGTATGGACACGGAGTTGGACGCCTGGGAGGCGCCGGCCGCGAAGGAGAAGCTGCGCCTCATCGCCGAGGTCTACGAACCGGGCCTGCCGCAGACCTGCCGTACGCCCGGCATGTTCTGGTTCTTCGCCGTGCTGCTCAGCGGCGGCGTGGAGCGGCTGCCCGTGATCCTCGACGCCGACATCCACACCTGCCGCACCAACCCCGGCATGGAGTGGGAGCTGGCCACCACCCTCCAGATGCGCGCCAACATGCTCGCCAACCGCACCGACTGGGCGGGCGACGCGGCCCGGGACGCCGACGAGTCGCTGGAGATTTTCCGCCGCCTCGGCGACGCCTGGGGCTCCGCCGAGGCGCTCTCCGCCCGCGCCGAGGCACGGGAACGCACCGGCGACTACCGACTGGCTGCCCTCGACTACGAGGCCGCGATCGAACAGGCCGAACGGCTCGGCGCCCACGGCCAGACGGCCGTACTCGGCGCCCGGCTGGGGAGCGCGCTCATCGAGGCCGGCGAGTTCGAGCGGGGCGAGCGCCTGCTGCGCGAGGTGATCGAGCAGCAGCACGGGCAGGGCAGCGAGGCGATGCCCGCCGCCCGGATGTTCCTCGCGAGCCGGCTCACCATGTCCGGCCGCGTCGAGGAGGCACGCGAGGAGATGCGGTTGCTGCGCGAGGAGTTCCCGATCTCCCACTTCGTCGTCTTCGACGCGTTCATCCTCGGCTCGGAGGCGTGGGTGGAGGCGGTCGACGGGAACTACGAGGAGTCCCTGGACAAGGTCCGCAAAGCGCTGGAGCGGGCCGGTGACCCCTTGTCCGAGGCCATCGCCCCGAACATGGTCTCCCTGTACCTGGGGGTCGCCGCGGTCGTCCTCGTCGAAGTCGACGGCGGCAGCCGGGCCAAGGTCGGTGTCCGCTGCCTCGTCGCGGCGCGGGCGCTGCTGCCGCAGGGGCATGTCGCGACCTCCGTCGAGCGCGAGGTGTACCGCCAGGCCGAGCTGCGAGCGCGCGCCGTGCTCGGCGACGCGGCCTATGAGTCGTACGAGACCGAGTACGCCGAAGGCGACAGCCTCTCCGCGAGGGAGGCTGCCGCCCTGGTGTGA